The Humulus lupulus chromosome 7, drHumLupu1.1, whole genome shotgun sequence region CGGCTATGCTTGGGACTAGTAGGAACTCGACCGACACCACATTGAGTACATCAACTTCTTTGGTTGTGGCAAGCCTAGGTAAAGCATCTGCATTCTAGTTTTGCTCCTGTGGAACTTGTTTAATGGCATAGAACTCGAATTTCCCGAATGTTGCCTTGACTTTTtccaagtaagctgccattttagTACTGCGAGCCTGATCTTATCCTAAGACCTGGTTAAcaaccaattgggaatcactatagcagtgaatgGCCTTCGCTTTAAGCTCAGAAGCTATCCGAAGTCCCACTAATAGTGCTTCGTATGCAACCTTATTATTTGAAGCCTCGTAACCAAATCAGAAGGCTGAATGAAAATGATTCCTAGTCGGAGTGATCAAAATAATTCCTGCCCCGGATCCATTCTCATTAGAAggcccatcgacgtaaagtctccacagctcgcgggctgaggttatgacttcctcgttggtGATTCCCGTACAttcaaggcttgtccttttatcattgTTCTTGGGTGATAAGTGTTCTCAAATTGTTCAAGTTCGACCACCCATTTTAACAGTCTTCCAGATGCCTCAGGTTTTGACAACAcctgccttaatggttgatcagtcaatacGTGTACAGGATGTGCCtagaagtaaggtcggagcttttgagatgaatgtatcaagcacaaggccagattttccattaagggatatcttgactctgcccccagtaaccttttacaaACATAGTAAACATGTTTTtatactttcttatcctcccgaacaagtaATGCGCTAATTGCATGCTCGGTTGGGCGAGATATAAGTACAATACTTCCCCTTTGAttggtttggataagattggtggttcggcgaGGTGATTTTTATGAGCTTGAAAAGCGATCTCACACTCTTccgaccattcaaatttcttgctccctctcaaaagattaaagaatggaggGCATCTGTTtgtagattttgatatgaacctacttaaggcTGCCATTTGTCCAATAAAACTCTGGAAatctttatgtttttgaggtgagAGCATATCGATTAATGCCTTGATCTTATttgggtttgcctctatgcctCGAGCATTTATTATGAATCCTAGAAACTTTCCTGATGATACTCTGAATGAGCATTTCTGCGAGTTAAGTCTCATACTGTATTTCCGGAGTATAACAAATCATTctgcgagatcatcaacatggttacatTTATGCTTGGACTTGatcagcatgtcatccacataaacctccatattATTCCCTATTTtctcagcaaacatcctattcaccaatctttgATATGTGGCCCGAAaattcttgagcccgaaaggcatcacaTTGTAGTAGTTATCGGtcataaagctcgtatgttcctatCAGGTGCATGCATGACTATCTAGTTATATCCATAATAcacatccatgaacgacatgatgtTGTGACCTGCGGTaacatctacgagctgatcaattcgaggtaggggaaataatcctttggacatgccttTTTGAGGTCCGAATAATCAATACAAGTTTGTCGCTCGCCATTGGGCTTCGGAACTAACACAGGATTGGCTATCTAATCGGGATAGAAAGCATCTTGGATAAAATGATTTTCCTTTAGCCTCTCGacctcttctttcaaggctttcttcaTTTCATTATCCAGGAGCCTTCctttttgttgctttggagggaaTCCTTTGTCTATGTTAAGcgcatggcttataatgtttgggctgatcccaatcatgtctgaatgtgaccatgcgaacacatcttaATTCTCCCTCAGGAAGAAGATTAATTGCTATCTCGCATCCTTTGGGAGGTTCTTCCCTATCTTTACCACCCTAGTGGTATCCTTTTCATCAAGCTCTACATCCTTGAGCTCCTCGATTGGTCTGAGATCGGCCTTATCCTCTTCTATCCTAGGGTTGATCTCTTTTTCGACATCGTAGACTGGCCTGCTGATTTCTCGGATGACAACAAGTGTGTGCACTTGTTTGGCCCTTCCCCCTCGCAGAGATTCTATAGCATTCTCGGGCggccaactggtctcccttcagcgtcccaatgccactaggtgttgggaacttgatggccaggtgcctcacagataTCCTTCTCTCCCAAGTAGCACATTGTAGGCTAAGGGGGTGTCAACAACTATGAACACAattatcttggttactgagacggatagtctcccaaggtgaCTGAGAGATCGATAAATCTCGTGCTGGctattccttctcctgaaaatcagTACAACGTCATTGCACAGGCTTTCAGGTCTCAAACtaagagtcccatcttttccaaggtggccttataaaggatgtcaactgagctcccgttatctatcAGGCCTCGGCGCACCCTTTTACTGGCGAGCTGGAAGGtgatgaccaaagggtcattgtgggggaactgGATGTGCGAGGCATCTTCTTAAGGGAAAGTAATGGGTTGGGTTTTAACCCTCTGTTTTTTCGGAGCTTGGggttcaggttcgtagggagatCCGTCCCCCGTCTTGAGGTCGTTGACATATCTTTTCTAGGCATTTCTACTCGACCCAGCGATATGTGGTCCTCCAGCAATGGTTACAACATCCTCCCCATCGATCAGGGGAGGTCGGTCATTCTCCCTTGCGCATGGGGTCGTATTCTATTGGGTAGGCTGTGTAGGAGTTGCCCTCTGTCTAGCCAAAGCTTGGGCTAGATTCCTGTTTCTGACATACTACCTAAAGTATTATCTCGAGATTAGACCTACCCAAAGTATTATCTTGAGATtagaccttcgatctcatccttcagttgtctgCATTCATCGGTGGTATGACCAATGTCCCTATGGAATCTGCATAATTTATTGGTATCCCTTATAGACTTCTGATTTAGCATCGGATTTGGTCATCTGAATGGGACTTGGTTCTCATTTACGATAAAAATGTTCTCCTGAGTATCTGTAAGATCAGTATAAactgtgtaaatggagaagtatttatctccttttttctttttaccCTTGTTCACCtccgagttattcccttcatttttttgaagggttatctcctgAGGGCCGCGACGTTGAGGGCCTAGCCAAGGTCGAGGCTAAGTTaacatttgtcgttgtagttattatGGGTTGAGGAGTCAGTTTTAGTgccgacctcgcctcttctacattgacgaaCCTCTAAGCCTGGttgttgaactcggttattgtCCTCACGGGTTTCCTTTGCATGTTGTCTCAAAGGGGACTCCTTGGCAATACTCCAGCTTGTACTGCCAtgagatgaccactgtcatcgacATTTCGAGCTCGTGCCACTTCTATGTTGAATCTCGTCAGGTAGCTTTTTAATGACTCTCCCGGCTGCTGTTTAACATTAGTCAATGCCAAGGCCTCGAGCCTAACACCCACAATGGCCTTGAATCGCTTCTTGAACTCTTTTGTCATTTGGTCCCAAGACGAGATCGAGTGCCTTCAGAACTTGTCGAACCAATTTTTCGCTGGTCCCATAAGTGTGGTTGGAAAGAGCTTGCACCTAAGCTCGTATCCAACATTGCTAGCACACATTATTGTGTTAAACGTACTTAAGTGGCTATATGGGCCGGAAGTCCCATTGAAAGATGCCACATGGTAACTAGTCTGCCCCTAGTTTTTGTTCAAATGATCTCAAAGATCATGGTAATCATTCTCATAATTCCAGTATTTCTAGGCTCGGTGTTGTACACATCACAGACTAGCTGAGGTCCAGACTTCCACTGAGGAAGATGACATTCCTCTTTGGTTGTTTTTGCGTGGCTCGATTGTTACGAGGTGGGTTTTTTGCTTGCCCCCTCACCTGAGTCGTTTGTGACCTTGACATATGACTTCCCATTGGCTGAGGTGCCCTATGTCCTCGGTGAGTCTCTCGTGGGGCTTCACGTTCACCCCTTATCTAGGTTGAGCCCTATGGTTTCTGTCTCGGCTCCCACTTCGAGAAGGTCTCTTGGGTGCCCGATCCCTTGCCTAATTCTCATTGGGAGCTGGCTGAGATGCCTATCGAGCTAGAGATGGGTGCTTTATCAGAGAgggtggatgccttattggtgatggcagTGGCCTTCAGTTATTGGgtctggaaggtccagaattggctCGGACAGGCTTCGGGTTATTCCTGACAGGTTCGGGGTTATCATTCCGAGCTACTGAATGAGCTTGGTTATTCCCAGTTCCAACATGTACATTTCCCATAGGATTGCCCCTTGCAGTGTTTTGAGTGTTTCCCCTTGGACGACCATTGCCAGTATTTTTCCTGAGCCTCGGTTGGGCTTGCTCAGCCCTTTGCTCAGCCATTCTGGCTGTCGTTCTCCCTCGGGGTCGTCCTCTGGTCCTTCGAGGTGGTGCCCGTGCTTTAGCAACTTTCCTAGCCAATTCTTCATTTCACCGTGTAGCCTCAGCTAGCTGTTCGTGCAATCTGCGATTCTCCAATTCCACGATTGTTATATACCTTTCAAGGTTATAATATAGATCCTCGTCGGGTTTGGCGGTTTGAGCAGGTTGCCCCCGGGATGCCgatgatgcactcccctcatCGAGGCTCTGATCTACCATGGGTTGCTTCCCAGGCCTCCGTGGATAGTTCTCAGTCTAAGGCGTATGCTCCTCGAAGATTTGTGGTAATggaatggtcgcccaccagttcCAGGGTTGTTCGCGGTGACCATTGATGATGTTCAGGAGGTTTTGATTAAACAATACAAtgatttgcttaatgctctcaacaaaagcaccaaactgttgacgctgtttttcatcaacttaaatatgaagagcactaaacaagaaTATAGAAAAAGTAGAAGGATTCtaaggttttttacgtggttcaacagttaaaatctgtctagtccatgagtcactgttattatcactactctctcaaagctttggatgaaagcaatttggcagagtgttctctagtacaatttgtgcgtgaatacaaatgaaatactctaggctatttatagacttggTTATAAGAATATCTCCCtctaattcagggaagttacaatcaataaaataaatatgaaatattcgcattaataatattaattaggtGTGCTAAATAAGTAAAATCCCATGATAATAGGAATTTAATATACAAATTTAACGAAGccctaagaaatagggatttTCTAACAGCTATTATGTGGGCCAAACGCATCATTGAGCTCGATCGTTGTGCTCACACGCTTTTGAGATTGGCCAAGCTTCGAGCTCATTGTTCTAGTTGTAACCTCCTCTTCATTCAGTAACTTGATAGAATATGTTCCTCAAAGAAGGTTGGtgtcttcgagcctgcaactcaggctcgaacaatgcgactcatgctcgagtgctaATAACAGATCTGGAACCACTTGACAATTTGTATAAGTGTATTGCTAACATCTGTAGATCCGAGCTTAACTTTTCAGAGCCTATATTTTGAGGCTATTTAtcttattctcgaaatttgggtgtaacaacatGTATGTAATTTTTTGACATGTTAGATAGGTTAATTGGATGGTAGCATAATTatttgcatgtttaagttttatgtatGTGTGATGCTAAGAGAATATTGTTCATGAtttttgtatgcttatgattgtttgtgtgtgttttattttgttgtatGAAATCCATAAACTATGTATATGAAATCAAAGtttgaaaattgcacaaattttttttttgttggtattTTTATTTAGCCtatgaatatatatgcatatatgttttaagttatatatataatatatatatatatttaacatataaaattaaagaaaaaaaagtacACGTTAATTTTGTttgaaataatatataaatatttaagttatatataatttattaaaaaaatgtgcTGGTTGTgcgtttatatatattttttttgggtaactagtatatacatatatatgtattatatatttggtaacatattttttttatatgtgcgaaaattaaaaaaaataatttattttagatttgtatctttaatttcttaataaatggtatatttttgtgcaagtaaatatctttttggtattttttttctaaaaaaagaataaatatatatttttcttttcttcaaatggaacaattgaattaattttaatttgattagtattttgaagattgattgtgattaattaattgattgatttcatgaaattgattgtataattaatttttttagctattgatttattttggtaataaatgtGTGCACGCATAAATTAGTAACATGCCATATAGATTGTATGCTAGACCCATCCAATTAATTAACATGTCATGTATCATTGTAATTGTCATTTTTGCAAATTTGTGCTTAGATGATGAACTTATAGTGATGgcccattattttagataataGAAAAAAATGTCAAATAAAATTGGTCATAATCTTGATAGGTTTTATTGGGCCCAATTGAAattgtaaagtttaaattcttctcttataggtggttccacttgtgaaggtctatttgctttgcattacaAGATTAgacctaatcaattgaataacgatcaataaaacgaaggtttaaattcttgtcttttgcgttatgtatggaagttaggggctttgtagtgggaacgacatactggacccagccttCTTGCATGGAAGCCCAAAtttttaaggcccatttacctaagttgaaCTTGATTGTATTAGGTTAATTCTAGTTAAACTTAAATTAATTGATTAGCAACATAgtaattctaaatatttaaagagtattttagaattaaaagaaatttatattaaggtttattaattattttaaataatataaaaaacctAGTTTTCTAAATTTCACAAGGAAAGTACtaattaaaataatgagctttaattttttaaattcgaTCTCCATTGttaatttaacaaggttagagtttagtgGGGCCTTATGATGCTTTGATTACGTCTCCCTATGGATGGTGTTCACTAGACTTTTAacaaggttaaatttcttaggatagatagtTATAGATCAGACACTTGTAGACttatccctacggtgactatgagaaataagtctataataatcgaaacagTGGGTCTAGGTCATAAAGTTAGAAATAATTGGATTTCGTGACTTTGATTGAATAGGAAGGTTATTAATAATAGTTTTAGACTATTATTAATTGAGATGCttactctatttaactaagtgaatttgTGATTcttgcctaccgggacacatgtatACAAGACTAGTTAAAATACCTTAGAAATAGTAAATATGTGTTTTTTAGTATTTTACATATCTATGCATATTTTGTATGTTTGAGCTATTTtctgaatatttatgtgattaaataTTTGTTAAGCAACACATTGATTTCTAATTGTTGATAATTATATCTCTATGTCGAATCTCACTATCTCCCATCTCTCCAAGGAACTTCTCACTGGAGAGAATTTTCCCAAATGGAAgtcaaacatcaacattgtgttgatcagTGACAACTCTAAGTTTGTTATGATTGAAGTTTGTCCTGACGTCCCTAGTGATTTATATTCAAAAGAATCAAGGGAGAAGTAGGGGTGTTGGCTCACTGCCAACAACAAAGCCAAGGCGTACATGCTAGCTAGCATGTCAGACACACTAAGGACGAAGCTGGAGGATGTCAAAACTGCCTATTAAATCATGGAGCAGCTTCAGGAAATGTTCAGACACAATTTTGGACAAGCTTGTTTTGAGGAAATGAAGAAGTATGCTAATGTCAGGATGGTGCCTAGAATGCATGTTCTTGATCACTTCATCAAGATGACGAACTACTTTCAAGAGGCAGAATTGCACGGAGCCACCATAGACGAGGAAACTCAAGTGGGACTTATTCTGAATAGTCTTGCTCCTAGTTTTCTTCCATTCATCACCAACTACTTACTAAACAAACTGAAGTACGGAATGACTCAACTCATGAACGAACTTCAAATGTTTGAAGGTATTATTGGTGGACATGACAAGAAGCCTGTTGCTGCTACTGAGGATGCTCCTGGAGAAGCTAACTTAGTTTCATCCTCGAAGAGCAACAAGAGGAATAAGAGAAAGAACAAGAAGGTCAAGGCCACAACTACTGCAAAACCAGCTAAAGGTGCTGTAAAACCTGCTGGGGAAAAACCCAATGCTAAGAAAGCCAAATGAGCATGTTTCCACTACAAGGAGATTGGGCATTGGAAAAAGGATGGCCTAACTCTCAAGGCTAGAGGAACCCAAGGTAATTGTCAAtcttttgtcttggatgcatgtgttttgGAAGATGATAATTCTGTATGGATTACAGATTATGGATCACTTAACCATGTATGCACTTCTTTGCAGCTACTTAACAATTGGACACCAGTAAAGGAAGGAGAGTTGAAGCTTAGAGTTAGAAATGGAGCATTCATGAATGTTGACGCAAGAGGACAAGCTCGtctaaattttggaaataaatatttagttttaaataatgtttattttatttcaaacttTAGTCATAATTTAATGTTAGTTTCTTTATTATATCAACAACATTTTTTTGTAACTATCACaagttttaatttattaatttcattgaatggatgtgaattgtgtgttggatgtatgAAAAATGAGCTATACCTTTTACGACCTATCGAACCCTATGCTTTTAATAGCGAGTTATTTAAGGTAGCTAGATCTAGGACCACCAAACGACAAAAGATacataacgataacatgacgtatctTTGGCATATCCGACTTGGTCATATTAATAATGATAGGATCAAAAGACTAACAAAGGGTGggactttgagggaactcacaatGGGTGATCTACCTGTCTACGAATCTTTTCTCGAGGGTAAAATGATCAAGCGTCAATTCTCTGCAAAAGGAGATAGGCCATAGAACCACTAGGGCTGGTTCATTTAGTGGACCTCTaaatgttcaagcgaggggtgttatgagtatttcatcactttcattgacaactACTAGAGATACTTGTGTCTTTACCTAATGTATAAGAAATCTGaaacatttgagaagtttaaagaattccttgtaatggctcaaaaccaataggtatgacgttaaagatcttgcgatcttataggggtggagaatacatggatatgaagttccaagatcatttagctGAACTTGGAAGATTATATCAACGTACTTCCCCAgtacttcgcaacaaaatggtgttgcggaGCGTTAGAATCGTACATTAATGGAAATGGTTCGATCcatgattagttattcaactcttcCAATCTCTTTTTGGGGACATGCCATACAGACCGTGTGTGCATTTTAAATACAGTGTTGTCTAAAGCTATCTCCAAAACACCTTTAAAGctatggaatggtcgtgaacctagtttctgtcattatagaatctgggggtgtcccgctcacgtcctgaggaaaaaggaagaaaatctagaaccgcgaactgaagttttcttgtttgttggctatcctaaaggtactcggggtggtctGTTCTATAGTCCACAAGATAAGAAAGTGTTTGCTTCTACAAACGCTACTTTTCTTGAAGAGGACTACATGTCTAATTCAAATCTCGTAGCAAAGTAGTCTTGGTAGAATAACAATCTGACATAGCTATTCCTACTGTTCTGAttccatcaacgcaagttgatgaaaaCAGAAATATTCCTACCGATCTTCCTCAAGAGACACAAGTCGAGATTAACGAGGAAGAACAAGAAACCATTGTTTCGATTCAGATAGTTACAATACTTCATCATAGTGGGAGGGCTTCTCATACCCCGATCCGCTATCGTATAGATGGTGAAACCAACATGGTCATTGGGGACACATGTGACGATGATTCGTTGTCTTTCAACAGGCAATGGGTAGTGCTGATAAAAATctttggcttgaagccatgaaacaggaaatggagtccatgtactctaactccgtctgggatcttgtagaaacacctagtgactttagggcaaTTGGGTGCaggtggatatacaagaagaaaagaggagctggTGGAAAGGTCGAGACTTACAAGGCTCGATTCGTGCAAAGGGTTATACCTAGAGAGAaggagttgactatgaggaaaaAATTTCTCTGGTTGGCATGCTAAAATCTATTCTCACACTCTTATCCATAGGTGCAgctcttgattatgagatttggaaaatggacgtcaagacaacgtTCCTTAATGGGAACCtagatgaaaccatttatatggatcatgCAGAAGAGTTTAAAGCAACTGGACAAGAAAAGAAAgtgtgcaagttgaataggtccatttatggacttaagcaagcttcacaTTCCTGGAATCTAAGGTTTAATGAAATCATTAAAACCTATGGTTTTAAGCAGAGTGTTGATGAGCCTTGCGTTTACCAACTGAATGAAAACAATATTGTGGTATTCTTTATTCTCTACGTGGATGATATCTTGATCATTGGAAACAATGTgtagaaattatcagacataaaagAATTGGCTGGgaactcaattccaaatgaaggacttgggtgaagcaagttatgttcttggtatccagattttgagggatagaaagaacaaaattttggctctgtctcaagcagcttacatagataatgTGATTGAGTGTTTCTCtatgaaagattcaaagaaaTGACGTTTACCGTCCGGACATGGAATCCATCTTTCTAAAAAGCAGTCTCCACGGACTCCTtaagaggaagaggatatgagaatgATTCTTtatgcatctgtagttggaagtctaatgtatgctatgttgtgcactaCACCGGACATCTGCCATGTAGTGGGAGTTGTGAGTAGGTACCAGTCAAACCCAGGAAGATAACATTGGAAAGCGGTCAAGAGCATACTGAAATATCTTcgacgaactagggattatatgctagTCTACGCGGGTGGAGTTCTGAACCCGTTAGGCTACACCGATTTTGATTTTCAGattgatgttgatgacaggaagtcaacttttggaatggtgtttactcttggggtagAGATTTTATATGGAGAAGCGTTAAGCAATCCACAAtctcagattctaccatggaggctgagtccATGGCTGCTTCTGaggcaactaaggaaatagtctagttgaggaagttctatacagatcttggtgttattccataaatggataaacccctcattttgtattgtgacaacaatgATGCGatagccaattctaaagaacctcgGAGCCACAAAAGAGAAAAGCATACAGAGAGGAAGTACCACATCATCAGAGAATATGTGGCAAGGGGAGAAATGAAGGTCATGAAGATTGCATATGAGGAAAATCTTGCGGATCCCTTCGCAAAGACATTGGGAGAGAAAACTTTTGTAAAACATATAGAGGGAATGGGTTTGAGAGGAATGTTGCATTTGTTTAaaaagtgcaagtgggagtttgttgggttttatgcccttataaaaccacatttcttatgtaattcattcattatcaataaagtagtagaaattattttgttcaatcaaattacgttgtttacatgttttattaaatgattaattattattaatacaagcGTTTATAAAATAtcgaacatatgtatagttacaattatagtgacttagtcacagtggattataattgtaattatatgttcaaaagcattttgtcctaagattaaatcaataCACTGTatttttactgattgggtaatctacgataagattTACTTACACATCTAGTGTGATATCTTATCCATGACATTGACCAAGTATATAcgatcggatgtattttgttacatagGAATAGACCGATATTAATTATTGAGTAGATAAGTAAATATCgctattatctaatctaatcatatcacaacgttgatcataggttaattcaatcttaaTACTAAGTGATTAATATTTTGGttattgtattattcaagtctttttatttgttcattaccagcttaccctacggactagctcatacttgcatattggagattttgtagtataattgagtggaagtatttatcatagatataaaatctatagcttctatttaagaagtaaaatgatgatttcctcatagcttggttcaagtgttaaatgaaaGAATACtcatttctataattaaatttacgaaaatattatttacaagaaactttgtgggagttaaggataaaataccaatgaggggtaaaacagtaattttcacCCATCTCGTTAGTAGATCATATATCGAGGTTTGAATgatggttatggttataacaatggataacatatttacatttggtgtaaatgTAGTGAGTCACGAGGAactaataaggtagtgagattatttgttataaataaactcacggtaacttattggagcttgagttcatggatccatggtccccatgtcatctcttatcaaaatgaacttagtagttttgaataattaatttaattattaattataaaaataacatattgactaggtcaatgaaaataaataatgttaaattatttattgatattttgtgagaaaagaaatagaagaaactttgaggtttttattgcaaagcCTAAAAAAAAGAGTAATATAGCCAAttgagacaattttgttaatattgatagattagtattaatattaataaa contains the following coding sequences:
- the LOC133792002 gene encoding uncharacterized protein LOC133792002, translating into MEQLQEMFRHNFGQACFEEMKKYANVRMVPRMHVLDHFIKMTNYFQEAELHGATIDEETQVGLILNSLAPSFLPFITNYLLNKLKYGMTQLMNELQMFEGIIGGHDKKPVAATEDAPGEANLVSSSKSNKRNKRKNKKVKATTTAKPAKGAVKPAGEKPNAKKAK